A region of the Channa argus isolate prfri chromosome 3, Channa argus male v1.0, whole genome shotgun sequence genome:
CGTTCACAAGCCTCAATGTATTTCAGTTGCTAATGAACACAGGTCAGTACTGAAGCCATTTTTGTGTTGGTGCAGTCTGCGTCTTGCCCAAACAGTTACTGTCACCTCCAAAACTCCTTCAAACAACCAAAGACCTTCATGGATGTCtcacttgtatgtacaattgtcACCCAGTAACCATATGTTGTCATTCAATCCACACTGACCTTGTGAATTCACAGTTGCGATGAATAAAGTATGATGATATTTTATCTTTAAGAGCTGAATGATTTTTACATAAATCAGTATTTTACTGTAGAATAACACATTGTCACTTCACTGACTGCACATATAAAAGAAACGCAGAGAAGTGGGACATTAAAATACCACGTGATTCTGATCTGAGCGCTCTGACAGCCGTCGTAGAGCCATGATTCAGATATGAAACAGATCCAGGACCACTTATGGACATGGACTAGATCTCAGACACTACAGCCGATGCAATCATAGCCCCTAATGTCCATATCTGCTCTGAAGTGTAGGAGTCATCACTGAGCTGCAGGCTGCAGCAGGGCtcactgtgtgtgcatatgtgtgtgtgcccccAGCGTGGAAACAGAACTTTGCCTTCTTccatttacatgtttatttaatatcaGCAGATTAATGGTTTGGGGGTTTCAGCTGTGATTCACAGAAGAAACATGTTTTCGGTTTAAATGCAGAAAACCTGCTCGTATCTGAGTTCTACAAAATAAACAAGTTATTAATAATCCAAATAATGCGTCACTATGTTTACCagctgttttgtgtctgtttgctgCTCAACAGCTCATGGActgttcttctgctgctgcaaacACTGAACAAGGAAAAGAGCCAGAAAACCAACAGCTGCAGAGACGCTGGTGCACAGAGGACTTTGATCTGATATAAAATCTGTGATGAGCAGTAGGTACAGGCCGACACCACGTCTGGTTTTATCTCTGCATTTTTACAAGAGTACGATTAGTTTTGTGCGCAGGGGGAACAGACACAAGTTGAGATAAAGAAAGTGCTGAGGTTGGAGATGTGGCCGTGAGCCAGCAGCGACCTCCCCTGTCGTTGGCTCGGACAGAACAGGCTGCAGTCATCTCTCTGTTTTATGGGTTGATGCTGCGACAATGAGCAGGATCCCGCTGCTGCCGAACACTGGCTGCCCTAATAAGGAAGAGAACTGCATGATGTTTATCTGCCCAACACACCAGGAGCTGCACCAGTCTGGACTAACAGCACGACAGAGACTTCTGAAATCCACACAGCAGAGACATCCAACAGCCACTTCACTGTCAGATATACTGGAAACTATAAAGACATGCAgactaaaaacaaatcaaaggaGTGCTCCACTAATCTAGTCTCTCTGGACTTaatcaaatcacatttatttataaagcacttagaAAAACATCCTGTTGACTAAAGTACTACACAAAAGTACATTTCCCAATAAATAGGAGTAAAGTAGGATCATTAGATGGGTTAAAACCAAACTaaatataacaaagaaaagACGTGAAACTATAATTTAAAAGTATTAAGCATTAATTAAAAGCTGCcaaacccagaatttaggggctgacacaacaaaaccacaatcccCCCAGTTTGTACCTGGGCCTCTAATATAAACTGACTTCATGACATGAAGGATCTGCTGGTTTGTGCCAGTGGAGTAGTTCATTAGTGCAGGATGGTACCAGTCCATTCAAAGCCTTaataacaaaaatcaacaacCTAAATTAGAAACCAATTAGAAAATAGACTAGAAGCCAGTGAAGAGAAGCCAGAACAAAGTCTGTACGTTCGAATTTTCTTGTATTTGTCAAGAGACGAGCTGCAGCATTTGGAAGCATATGAATGCAAGAGAGGGACGACTAACACCAGAGTGAAACGGACTGCAGTTATTAAGCATGGATTTGATAAAACGTAAcaacaaacagttaaaaaatgcAGAGATCCAAATCTAATCAGCAGATGGAGATGTTCTAACAGGTAAGTGAGCTACATAAACTGTAGGAAATGGATGAATTCTTCCTTTAAAGACCTCCTGGAAACATGCCTGGTCAGGGAAGACTTGTTTCAGGGATTTCAGAGAATATAAAAATCAAGGCTAACAGTCCCCAGACATCCTGGCAGCTCTGTGTGGCTGTACTTTCACACACCGTGGTCCTTTGAGCTAAATACTAAACGTTGTCTCACACACTCCAGACATCATGTGCAAGTGAAAGACAAAGATAGAAAGATCATGCAAATAATCACAAAATCCAAGATCCATAAGTCCACTTGCATTGAATTTGGTAGGAAGATCTGTGGTAATAAAGAAACCAGGATTTTGTTTATTGTGGTTGTTGATCCAGCTTCTCAGCGCACTACTGAGTATACGATAAGCTTGTCGCTGACACAAACTGACTGGATGACTGCTAGACAGACTCAGTGTTCCAAATGAACTGGACTGTGATTgtattctgtctttgtgtctgtgatggACTGATCAGTTCTCAGTTTAACCCAAATGGTTTGAGTGTTGGAGCAGCAGATGGTGTCTCTGCCTGCAGGCCTCAGCTGGCTGTGCTGGGATTCTGGTCTCTGTTCTTAAATTTACAGTAGGGGATGTTACTGTTAATAAGCTGATATCAATCAGTAAAATTGTCCACTAACTCGAGTCCAGCTGACGGGTGCATCGGTCTATATAAGGCTCTCGCAGTGTGAATGTAGGGCAGTGTCCTcattaataaacagaaacaaagaatgATTGTGGCGTCTTTTCCATTTCAAGACGCCATCTCCTTCCTTCATAGCCAGTGGCCATGTTTATGCTGTGGAAAGAAATGTGTTGTCATTACATTCCTGTGCCCGCAGGAATGGAAAGAGTCTGTAAAGAACAATGAGAGGCATGTAAACCGGAGGGTAGCAGTCACATGACCGAGGTGGATCAGGAAAAGGAagaattttctttaaataagacTCTTTAAGGCCAACAAGTGTGTCAAACATCAGGTcggtttgttttactttttcttagATCGAACCATTTTAGGTTtaactgaaaaaatgttttcccccaaactagaaccataggaAGCAAGTTTTAAATAACTTGAGTCGCcctttaaagaataaaagaggtttgtaaaaaaataaagagtctaaaaatgttttactctcGTTCGAACCCTATCATGCACTAAAATGTACGGATGTAAAATCCATATAAACTGATACAAGAATCATAGATCACATGTAACTGGTATGTTGGTTTATGACCAATGTCCTGTGAAGCATGGTGAACATCTACACCGGAAGCTGCAGGAGACAGTGGAAAATGTTCAAACATGGACAGAGAGAACACTTTGTATTGCCAGTAACCACCAGGATCATCAAACTACAAATCTGGCTTGATAATTTGTCCAATGCGGCCTCATTTCAGacagaaagtgtgtgttcaGATGGAAAACATCCAGTCAACACTTTACTTTGCACTTTactaatttagtttttgtgaTTTCTACTTACAAGATCTCATCATTCTCAAACTCCAGGACCCCATGTGTGTCCTCAAAGTCCTCCCCACCTCCTTTAGCCGTCCCCGCAATGGTTTTGTATGGCACCATGACAACGCCTCGAGCTCCAGACGTTCGGATCACCTTCACCTCCATCACACCAATGCTCTCGCTCACGGTCACCACCGGCTCCTCGAACATAAAGATCCCTGCGTGGTCGTCATCGAAGATGGTGACGGTGGCCGTGCACGGCAGACCCAACCCTGCGAGGGCATCAACGTGGTTTTCTTCACACTGTTCTGTGCCAGCACCGTCTGAAATGGCCTTTACATTGCTCAGGTGAACCAAAAAATGCTCATCCTCCTCAAAGATATCATCATCGATGATGTCAATGCGGATCTCCTTCTCAGTCTCTCCTGGTTTGAACACAATGGTTCCTTCAGTGAACTGGTAGTCTGAGCCGGCGTTTGCAGTGCCGTCTTCAGTCCGGTAATCCACAGACACTGTGTTCGTTAGGTCTCCACCACGACGCACCACATTCAGCGCTACGCTGCTGCAGTTCTCTAGACACTGGTAGGTACCAGGGTCGAAGAAAACCTTGGAGGAAGAGTCATTGACTGAAGCCTCAGAGCAGATGTCATGGTGGGTGGCTCTCTTGGCTTGGTCAGCAGCGTGCTTCTTCAAGATGTTGCCTGCTCCTGTCATGATCCTGGTTGCCTGACAGCGGTAGAAAGCCCGGCTCTTCTGTTGCTGGGTTAAAACTTGATAATTAGCCAGCTCCATCAGCTGCTCCATCTCCTTCTCTGgatgtttctgtttcagttcCTTCAGTATCCTGGCAACCTCTCTGCGACCCTCCTCCTGGTCCAGTTCCTTCATGTCAAAACCCATCTCTCCGTCCATCAACTCTTCTCCATGGGAATTGAGCATCTTGCCATCCATTTCAACATTGACCTTTGAGGGAAGATCCGGTTCTCCTTCCGTTTCGATGATCATTCCTTTCTGCTTCCCTGCTCGGTATCGTTTGTACATGTATTTGTAGAAAAGAAGTCTGCGGTCGgccacatatgcaaacacaacacaaatgggGAAGAAGAATAGAGTGAGTAGCCCCTCCCAAATCTCAACCACACCTGGAGAGATGACAGCGAGGATCAGGTAAAGCCAGGTGTAGGCAAAGACACTCCAGGCAGCGGTGACGAAGAACACACGCAGGTGCTTCACTTTTCTGGTTTCTCCTTCAGGgatgacagacacacaaaaaccaaTGATGACAAACATGTTGAAGGCTGCACTTCCCACTATGGTGTTGGGCCCGAGTTCACCAGCGTTAAAGTTGTGACCACAAACCTCGACGACTGACAGGAGGATTTCTGGGGCGGAGGAACCCAGAGCCATAAGGGTCAGGTTAGACACAGTCTCGTTCCAGATGCGCACGGTTGTGGTGATCTTCTCACCGTTCGGTTTCTTGATGGTGATCTGTCTCTCTTGGGAGGTGATGACCTCAATGGATGCCATGAAGCGGTCAGCGATGATAGAGACACCCAGGAACATGTAGGCAAGCCCCACAAAGTAAATAGTGGCTCTGGCGAGACGGTCGGTGAAGGCCGGGTTGTCTGGTTTCCACACCGGCAGGATTACACCATCTAAGCAGTCAGTGCTTCCACCACATTTGGTGTGGTTGCTGAGTGTGATGTTGGATTTGAGGGTAAGAGAGggttttcctgctgctgaataTGGAAGTTCAGCTGAGAAGATGGTCAACAAGAGAAACAGCTGATTGGTGAACAGTGATGAGATCCCAGATTGGCCCATGGTGATGGTTGAGCGTCTTAACCCTGTAAGACACAGAGGGAGACTTCAGTACTTTGGTTTCAGTCTGATCATGTTTGGACCACAAAAACAAGAGAGGAATCCTGAATATCCACAATTCTACAAGGCTTTGTTACAGAAGTTTTCTTAAAAGACTCCGTAGACCTGTTAACCTTTAGATGCTGCTGATGCTGTTTCTAACTGTAGCATAACACTGGTATCACAGTTTCTCTCTTTGCAACATCTGTACAGGGGCTCAACGACATAAAACATGGTCTGATTATCACCCACGTCCTAAACCTAAAGAGATtagttaaaactttatttaatggTGTTTGAATCAATAAAGACATTGGGTGTGAGTCTGGGAGGCTGTACCTCACCTAAACCTATAAGGTTTTATAATTCACTTATTTTATTACATCCCACTCTCAGCAGCAGTCATCTGCTGAGAGTGGGAACTCTACTGTAAATCTCTCCTTCTCCGGGACTCTGACTATTGCTTCGTACTCTGTAAATGACTCATGTGACAGTTTGGAGAAAATTGTAATGATATGAACATTTCTAAAATCGTTAAATGGCAGGAACCAGTGAGGAACAATTCTCCATGAAGCAAACGTTCTGTCTTTTTCTCGTACTGTGAATCCTTCTCCAGGACACATTTGTAACAAAACATGTTCTTAATTAGGCTTTTTAACCTTTTCACAAATTTAATGTCATTGATAATTAGTCTGATGTAGCTTCATTACAGACACTTTTCTGAAGTTGAATTCTTTCTGGTGTTAATCTGTTCACATTAGGTTTGAGTTTCTGTTAATcttgtgtgttaatgtttttaccaTGCAGTCATTGTTTGTTCctaagaaacatgtttttcatctctttgaCATTAATTCACAGTAATTTGCattactgttgttttatttgaggTTATCAATTCTATTTactctatacatttattatcTGTTAATATTATCTGCTGTGAATTTGTCATtgtattgatttaaaatttcatttactCTGACACAGTGTTGTTATCCAAAACTTACCACTAAGCAGtactacattaaaatacattatcaTACAGTATCCAAAGCCCCAAACACCACCAGATCTCGAAGCATCAGTAGAAAGTTAGAAACCTACCGTCACAAAAACGAGAAGGAAACTGcgtctttttttaatcagaaactCCCCAGAAAAACACGAGCAGATTTTTCATCCTGAAACTCTGAGCAAACCAACAGTGAACTGTCAGATGATGTGGAGACGAGAAGCAGAAGCTCCACGCTGCTCTGCCACCTTCTTCacgtctcccccctccctctggaTCTCTGTGTTAACACTTTCCCTCCTCcacagaacaaagaaacaaacctgCTTCACAGCTCATTGTGTAAAAGACACAATCGGCCTCATGCTGCAAAATTTTCAGCTTCTTTGTCAGGAGGCAGATTCAACAAACCGAGTTCTATAAACTGCTCATGTCAGTCTGGTGAGTGTCAGCAAACAATGACATCACAAAGTAAAGGCCCTGGGTAACTCATGGAGACATTAGAAATACATCTACATGCTTCCTTTCTTTTTGCACGTGGTTGTTGTCCACTTGTTGTGACGTTCACTTCCTTATTAAGACTGtgaagtaaaacaaactgtgtgCAGGTTCACTTCCACTAAATTACCCATCAGCCACCTCTCTGTGTGTCATTGGTCCTGG
Encoded here:
- the LOC137123360 gene encoding sodium/calcium exchanger 1-like isoform X1: MVQTYRLPVAVEVTRKVLERINRNDLVQSLSDSSSRPQGLRRSTITMGQSGISSLFTNQLFLLLTIFSAELPYSAAGKPSLTLKSNITLSNHTKCGGSTDCLDGVILPVWKPDNPAFTDRLARATIYFVGLAYMFLGVSIIADRFMASIEVITSQERQITIKKPNGEKITTTVRIWNETVSNLTLMALGSSAPEILLSVVEVCGHNFNAGELGPNTIVGSAAFNMFVIIGFCVSVIPEGETRKVKHLRVFFVTAAWSVFAYTWLYLILAVISPGVVEIWEGLLTLFFFPICVVFAYVADRRLLFYKYMYKRYRAGKQKGMIIETEGEPDLPSKVNVEMDGKMLNSHGEELMDGEMGFDMKELDQEEGRREVARILKELKQKHPEKEMEQLMELANYQVLTQQQKSRAFYRCQATRIMTGAGNILKKHAADQAKRATHHDICSEASVNDSSSKVFFDPGTYQCLENCSSVALNVVRRGGDLTNTVSVDYRTEDGTANAGSDYQFTEGTIVFKPGETEKEIRIDIIDDDIFEEDEHFLVHLSNVKAISDGAGTEQCEENHVDALAGLGLPCTATVTIFDDDHAGIFMFEEPVVTVSESIGVMEVKVIRTSGARGVVMVPYKTIAGTAKGGGEDFEDTHGVLEFENDEIFKTIQINIIDDEEYEKNKNFFLEIGEPQLLEMSEKKAVLLQEAGGFVKTDKQLYGGDIYRKVQGRDHPAPSTVINIKEDDGDEEALTKKEEEERRIAEMGRPMLGEHVKLEVIIEESYEFKSTVDKLIKKTNLALLVGTNSWREQFVEAITVNSGNDDDDDDECGEEKLPSCFDYVMHFLTVFWKLLFAFVPPTDYWNGWACFVICICVIGLLTAVIGDLASHFGCTIGLKDSVTAVVFVALGTSVPDTFASKVAAIQDQYADASIGNVTGSNAVNVFLGIGVAWSIAAIYHYSKGQEFRVDPGTLAFSVTLFTIFAFICIAVLIYRRRPEIGGELGGPRIPKILTTSLFFSLWLLYIVFSSLEAYCHVKGF
- the LOC137123360 gene encoding sodium/calcium exchanger 1-like isoform X6, with the protein product MEKCYKGLRRSTITMGQSGISSLFTNQLFLLLTIFSAELPYSAAGKPSLTLKSNITLSNHTKCGGSTDCLDGVILPVWKPDNPAFTDRLARATIYFVGLAYMFLGVSIIADRFMASIEVITSQERQITIKKPNGEKITTTVRIWNETVSNLTLMALGSSAPEILLSVVEVCGHNFNAGELGPNTIVGSAAFNMFVIIGFCVSVIPEGETRKVKHLRVFFVTAAWSVFAYTWLYLILAVISPGVVEIWEGLLTLFFFPICVVFAYVADRRLLFYKYMYKRYRAGKQKGMIIETEGEPDLPSKVNVEMDGKMLNSHGEELMDGEMGFDMKELDQEEGRREVARILKELKQKHPEKEMEQLMELANYQVLTQQQKSRAFYRCQATRIMTGAGNILKKHAADQAKRATHHDICSEASVNDSSSKVFFDPGTYQCLENCSSVALNVVRRGGDLTNTVSVDYRTEDGTANAGSDYQFTEGTIVFKPGETEKEIRIDIIDDDIFEEDEHFLVHLSNVKAISDGAGTEQCEENHVDALAGLGLPCTATVTIFDDDHAGIFMFEEPVVTVSESIGVMEVKVIRTSGARGVVMVPYKTIAGTAKGGGEDFEDTHGVLEFENDEIFKTIQINIIDDEEYEKNKNFFLEIGEPQLLEMSEKKAVLLQEAGGFVKTDKQLYGGDIYRKVQGRDHPAPSTVINIKEDDGDEEALTKKEEEERRIAEMGRPMLGEHVKLEVIIEESYEFKSTVDKLIKKTNLALLVGTNSWREQFVEAITVNSGNDDDDDDECGEEKLPSCFDYVMHFLTVFWKLLFAFVPPTDYWNGWACFVICICVIGLLTAVIGDLASHFGCTIGLKDSVTAVVFVALGTSVPDTFASKVAAIQDQYADASIGNVTGSNAVNVFLGIGVAWSIAAIYHYSKGQEFRVDPGTLAFSVTLFTIFAFICIAVLIYRRRPEIGGELGGPRIPKILTTSLFFSLWLLYIVFSSLEAYCHVKGF
- the LOC137123360 gene encoding sodium/calcium exchanger 1-like isoform X4, which encodes MVQTYRLPVAVEVTRKVLERINRNDLVQSLSDSSSRPQGLRRSTITMGQSGISSLFTNQLFLLLTIFSAELPYSAAGKPSLTLKSNITLSNHTKCGGSTDCLDGVILPVWKPDNPAFTDRLARATIYFVGLAYMFLGVSIIADRFMASIEVITSQERQITIKKPNGEKITTTVRIWNETVSNLTLMALGSSAPEILLSVVEVCGHNFNAGELGPNTIVGSAAFNMFVIIGFCVSVIPEGETRKVKHLRVFFVTAAWSVFAYTWLYLILAVISPGVVEIWEGLLTLFFFPICVVFAYVADRRLLFYKYMYKRYRAGKQKGMIIETEGEPDLPSKVNVEMDGKMLNSHGEELMDGEMGFDMKELDQEEGRREVARILKELKQKHPEKEMEQLMELANYQVLTQQQKSRAFYRCQATRIMTGAGNILKKHAADQAKRATHHDICSEASVNDSSSKVFFDPGTYQCLENCSSVALNVVRRGGDLTNTVSVDYRTEDGTANAGSDYQFTEGTIVFKPGETEKEIRIDIIDDDIFEEDEHFLVHLSNVKAISDGAGTEQCEENHVDALAGLGLPCTATVTIFDDDHAGIFMFEEPVVTVSESIGVMEVKVIRTSGARGVVMVPYKTIAGTAKGGGEDFEDTHGVLEFENDEILKTIAVRIIDHEEYDKQASFYIELQEPSWNRRRWTGGFVKTGGDIYRKVQGRDHPAPSTVINIKEDDGDEEALTKKEEEERRIAEMGRPMLGEHVKLEVIIEESYEFKSTVDKLIKKTNLALLVGTNSWREQFVEAITVNSGNDDDDDDECGEEKLPSCFDYVMHFLTVFWKLLFAFVPPTDYWNGWACFVICICVIGLLTAVIGDLASHFGCTIGLKDSVTAVVFVALGTSVPDTFASKVAAIQDQYADASIGNVTGSNAVNVFLGIGVAWSIAAIYHYSKGQEFRVDPGTLAFSVTLFTIFAFICIAVLIYRRRPEIGGELGGPRIPKILTTSLFFSLWLLYIVFSSLEAYCHVKGF
- the LOC137123360 gene encoding sodium/calcium exchanger 1-like isoform X7 gives rise to the protein MVQTYRLPVAVEVTRKVLERINRNDLVQSLSDSSSRPQGLRRSTITMGQSGISSLFTNQLFLLLTIFSAELPYSAAGKPSLTLKSNITLSNHTKCGGSTDCLDGVILPVWKPDNPAFTDRLARATIYFVGLAYMFLGVSIIADRFMASIEVITSQERQITIKKPNGEKITTTVRIWNETVSNLTLMALGSSAPEILLSVVEVCGHNFNAGELGPNTIVGSAAFNMFVIIGFCVSVIPEGETRKVKHLRVFFVTAAWSVFAYTWLYLILAVISPGVVEIWEGLLTLFFFPICVVFAYVADRRLLFYKYMYKRYRAGKQKGMIIETEGEPDLPSKVNVEMDGKMLNSHGEELMDGEMGFDMKELDQEEGRREVARILKELKQKHPEKEMEQLMELANYQVLTQQQKSRAFYRCQATRIMTGAGNILKKHAADQAKRATHHDICSEASVNDSSSKVFFDPGTYQCLENCSSVALNVVRRGGDLTNTVSVDYRTEDGTANAGSDYQFTEGTIVFKPGETEKEIRIDIIDDDIFEEDEHFLVHLSNVKAISDGAGTEQCEENHVDALAGLGLPCTATVTIFDDDHAGIFMFEEPVVTVSESIGVMEVKVIRTSGARGVVMVPYKTIAGTAKGGGEDFEDTHGVLEFENDEILKTIAVRIIDHEEYDKQASFYIELQEPSWNRRRWTGGFVKTEDDGDEEALTKKEEEERRIAEMGRPMLGEHVKLEVIIEESYEFKSTVDKLIKKTNLALLVGTNSWREQFVEAITVNSGNDDDDDDECGEEKLPSCFDYVMHFLTVFWKLLFAFVPPTDYWNGWACFVICICVIGLLTAVIGDLASHFGCTIGLKDSVTAVVFVALGTSVPDTFASKVAAIQDQYADASIGNVTGSNAVNVFLGIGVAWSIAAIYHYSKGQEFRVDPGTLAFSVTLFTIFAFICIAVLIYRRRPEIGGELGGPRIPKILTTSLFFSLWLLYIVFSSLEAYCHVKGF
- the LOC137123360 gene encoding sodium/calcium exchanger 1-like isoform X3; amino-acid sequence: MVQTYRLPVAVEVTRKVLERINRNDLVQSLSDSSSRPQGLRRSTITMGQSGISSLFTNQLFLLLTIFSAELPYSAAGKPSLTLKSNITLSNHTKCGGSTDCLDGVILPVWKPDNPAFTDRLARATIYFVGLAYMFLGVSIIADRFMASIEVITSQERQITIKKPNGEKITTTVRIWNETVSNLTLMALGSSAPEILLSVVEVCGHNFNAGELGPNTIVGSAAFNMFVIIGFCVSVIPEGETRKVKHLRVFFVTAAWSVFAYTWLYLILAVISPGVVEIWEGLLTLFFFPICVVFAYVADRRLLFYKYMYKRYRAGKQKGMIIETEGEPDLPSKVNVEMDGKMLNSHGEELMDGEMGFDMKELDQEEGRREVARILKELKQKHPEKEMEQLMELANYQVLTQQQKSRAFYRCQATRIMTGAGNILKKHAADQAKRATHHDICSEASVNDSSSKVFFDPGTYQCLENCSSVALNVVRRGGDLTNTVSVDYRTEDGTANAGSDYQFTEGTIVFKPGETEKEIRIDIIDDDIFEEDEHFLVHLSNVKAISDGAGTEQCEENHVDALAGLGLPCTATVTIFDDDHAGIFMFEEPVVTVSESIGVMEVKVIRTSGARGVVMVPYKTIAGTAKGGGEDFEDTHGVLEFENDEILKTIAVRIIDHEEYDKQASFYIELQEPSWNRRRWTGGFVKTDKQLYGGDIYRKVQGRDHPAPSTVINIKEDDGDEEALTKKEEEERRIAEMGRPMLGEHVKLEVIIEESYEFKSTVDKLIKKTNLALLVGTNSWREQFVEAITVNSGNDDDDDDECGEEKLPSCFDYVMHFLTVFWKLLFAFVPPTDYWNGWACFVICICVIGLLTAVIGDLASHFGCTIGLKDSVTAVVFVALGTSVPDTFASKVAAIQDQYADASIGNVTGSNAVNVFLGIGVAWSIAAIYHYSKGQEFRVDPGTLAFSVTLFTIFAFICIAVLIYRRRPEIGGELGGPRIPKILTTSLFFSLWLLYIVFSSLEAYCHVKGF
- the LOC137123360 gene encoding sodium/calcium exchanger 1-like isoform X5, whose product is MVQTYRLPVAVEVTRKVLERINRNDLVQSLSDSSSRPQGLRRSTITMGQSGISSLFTNQLFLLLTIFSAELPYSAAGKPSLTLKSNITLSNHTKCGGSTDCLDGVILPVWKPDNPAFTDRLARATIYFVGLAYMFLGVSIIADRFMASIEVITSQERQITIKKPNGEKITTTVRIWNETVSNLTLMALGSSAPEILLSVVEVCGHNFNAGELGPNTIVGSAAFNMFVIIGFCVSVIPEGETRKVKHLRVFFVTAAWSVFAYTWLYLILAVISPGVVEIWEGLLTLFFFPICVVFAYVADRRLLFYKYMYKRYRAGKQKGMIIETEGEPDLPSKVNVEMDGKMLNSHGEELMDGEMGFDMKELDQEEGRREVARILKELKQKHPEKEMEQLMELANYQVLTQQQKSRAFYRCQATRIMTGAGNILKKHAADQAKRATHHDICSEASVNDSSSKVFFDPGTYQCLENCSSVALNVVRRGGDLTNTVSVDYRTEDGTANAGSDYQFTEGTIVFKPGETEKEIRIDIIDDDIFEEDEHFLVHLSNVKAISDGAGTEQCEENHVDALAGLGLPCTATVTIFDDDHAGIFMFEEPVVTVSESIGVMEVKVIRTSGARGVVMVPYKTIAGTAKGGGEDFEDTHGVLEFENDEIFKTIQINIIDDEEYEKNKNFFLEIGEPQLLEMSEKKAVLLQEAGGFVKTEDDGDEEALTKKEEEERRIAEMGRPMLGEHVKLEVIIEESYEFKSTVDKLIKKTNLALLVGTNSWREQFVEAITVNSGNDDDDDDECGEEKLPSCFDYVMHFLTVFWKLLFAFVPPTDYWNGWACFVICICVIGLLTAVIGDLASHFGCTIGLKDSVTAVVFVALGTSVPDTFASKVAAIQDQYADASIGNVTGSNAVNVFLGIGVAWSIAAIYHYSKGQEFRVDPGTLAFSVTLFTIFAFICIAVLIYRRRPEIGGELGGPRIPKILTTSLFFSLWLLYIVFSSLEAYCHVKGF
- the LOC137123360 gene encoding sodium/calcium exchanger 1-like isoform X2, which produces MVQTYRLPVAVEVTRKVLERINRNDLVQSLSDSSSRPQGLRRSTITMGQSGISSLFTNQLFLLLTIFSAELPYSAAGKPSLTLKSNITLSNHTKCGGSTDCLDGVILPVWKPDNPAFTDRLARATIYFVGLAYMFLGVSIIADRFMASIEVITSQERQITIKKPNGEKITTTVRIWNETVSNLTLMALGSSAPEILLSVVEVCGHNFNAGELGPNTIVGSAAFNMFVIIGFCVSVIPEGETRKVKHLRVFFVTAAWSVFAYTWLYLILAVISPGVVEIWEGLLTLFFFPICVVFAYVADRRLLFYKYMYKRYRAGKQKGMIIETEGEPDLPSKVNVEMDGKMLNSHGEELMDGEMGFDMKELDQEEGRREVARILKELKQKHPEKEMEQLMELANYQVLTQQQKSRAFYRCQATRIMTGAGNILKKHAADQAKRATHHDICSEASVNDSSSKVFFDPGTYQCLENCSSVALNVVRRGGDLTNTVSVDYRTEDGTANAGSDYQFTEGTIVFKPGETEKEIRIDIIDDDIFEEDEHFLVHLSNVKAISDGAGTEQCEENHVDALAGLGLPCTATVTIFDDDHAGIFMFEEPVVTVSESIGVMEVKVIRTSGARGVVMVPYKTIAGTAKGGGEDFEDTHGVLEFENDEIFKTIQINIIDDEEYEKNKNFFLEIGEPQLLEMSEKKAVLLQEAGGFVKTGGDIYRKVQGRDHPAPSTVINIKEDDGDEEALTKKEEEERRIAEMGRPMLGEHVKLEVIIEESYEFKSTVDKLIKKTNLALLVGTNSWREQFVEAITVNSGNDDDDDDECGEEKLPSCFDYVMHFLTVFWKLLFAFVPPTDYWNGWACFVICICVIGLLTAVIGDLASHFGCTIGLKDSVTAVVFVALGTSVPDTFASKVAAIQDQYADASIGNVTGSNAVNVFLGIGVAWSIAAIYHYSKGQEFRVDPGTLAFSVTLFTIFAFICIAVLIYRRRPEIGGELGGPRIPKILTTSLFFSLWLLYIVFSSLEAYCHVKGF